Proteins encoded by one window of Pyxidicoccus trucidator:
- a CDS encoding tetratricopeptide repeat protein has product MATLLTGASDAAEPSTLTATPVQAAVPTPASLSDALALETAGDDAGALAAMEALVRSRPTWELPRLEAARLLLKMGGALEQAEAHLNAVTGVAPNNPRAWYLRGLLWEERGDRMQAVRAYERAVQHRSSYEDARFRLGGLWASLGDWLKSELHYRYLARARPEWVQVRLQLAEVLENQERLLDAENELLAARAFQPASPLVLRRLAEFYERTERPQLAQKVRKAMEPQQKRRMRELKPSRR; this is encoded by the coding sequence ATGGCGACCTTGCTGACGGGCGCGTCTGACGCGGCGGAACCGTCCACCCTGACGGCAACGCCCGTCCAGGCCGCCGTGCCGACCCCGGCTTCCCTCTCGGACGCCCTGGCCCTGGAGACGGCCGGGGACGACGCGGGCGCGCTCGCCGCCATGGAGGCCCTGGTCCGGAGCCGGCCCACGTGGGAGCTGCCCCGACTGGAGGCCGCCCGCCTCCTGTTGAAGATGGGCGGCGCCCTGGAGCAGGCCGAGGCCCACCTGAACGCAGTCACCGGGGTGGCACCGAACAACCCCCGGGCCTGGTACTTGCGCGGCCTGCTGTGGGAGGAGCGGGGCGACCGGATGCAGGCCGTGCGGGCGTACGAGCGGGCCGTCCAGCACCGTTCCTCCTATGAGGACGCGCGCTTCCGCCTGGGGGGCCTGTGGGCCTCGCTGGGGGACTGGCTCAAGTCGGAGCTCCACTACCGCTACCTCGCCCGCGCGAGGCCCGAGTGGGTGCAGGTGCGCTTACAGCTGGCGGAGGTGCTCGAAAACCAGGAACGCCTGCTGGATGCCGAGAATGAGCTGCTGGCGGCGAGGGCCTTCCAGCCAGCCAGCCCCCTGGTGCTCCGGCGTCTGGCCGAGTTCTACGAGCGGACGGAGCGGCCCCAACTGGCGCAGAAGGTCCGCAAGGCGATGGAGCCACAGCAGAAGCGCCGCATGCGCGAGCTGAAGCCCTCTCGCCGCTGA
- a CDS encoding adenylate/guanylate cyclase domain-containing protein, with amino-acid sequence MKTANLAIVFTDIKGFTERTSRQTLEENQRLLQVHHALLAPLFKAFGGRIIKSIGDAFLVTFESPTQAVLSGIAIQDRLWHHNRSVEEADQLHVRVAINVGEVRLESNDIFGEPVNIAARVEGIAEAGEVYFTEAVYLAMNKAEVPSKEVGAFELKGIPGKIRVFHVPRAPYRVEAPSAAAIAEPPDTASMPPFGNLALSRVSESQLGPPVDLAMLGQRAATGAAVLGQRAVAGASVLGQRAAAGASVLGQHAATGASVLGQHARTAGGSLFSRLKGGLPKGLGERARTLVAGRKALVGLGLLAVVAGGAVVAFGGGAAMRAIDAVEDAPSDERNALVKDARRLIQAEKDTGRRYYLEGRLEEAMGNVSGSLGEYSRAAKAGNGAAKDRIIDLLEHSQCGVRSSAAYAVAGLKLESAVGELEDLADDGGPDDGSGGILGMGKCDSKKAAQSALKSFKKD; translated from the coding sequence TTGAAGACCGCCAACCTCGCCATCGTCTTCACCGACATCAAGGGCTTCACCGAGCGGACCAGCCGGCAGACGCTGGAGGAGAACCAGCGCCTGCTGCAGGTCCACCATGCCCTGCTGGCGCCCCTCTTCAAGGCGTTCGGCGGACGCATCATCAAGTCCATCGGTGACGCCTTCCTCGTCACCTTCGAGTCGCCCACGCAAGCGGTGCTCAGCGGCATCGCCATCCAGGACCGGCTGTGGCACCACAACCGCTCCGTCGAGGAGGCCGACCAGCTCCACGTCCGCGTGGCCATCAACGTGGGCGAGGTGCGGCTGGAGTCCAACGACATCTTCGGTGAGCCGGTCAACATCGCCGCCCGGGTGGAGGGCATCGCCGAGGCGGGCGAGGTGTACTTCACCGAGGCCGTCTATCTGGCGATGAACAAGGCGGAGGTCCCCTCGAAGGAGGTGGGCGCCTTCGAGCTGAAGGGCATTCCCGGGAAGATTCGCGTCTTCCACGTGCCCCGCGCGCCGTACCGCGTGGAGGCGCCCTCGGCCGCCGCCATCGCCGAGCCACCGGACACCGCGTCCATGCCGCCCTTCGGCAACCTCGCGCTGTCTCGCGTCTCCGAGTCCCAGCTCGGGCCGCCGGTGGACCTGGCGATGCTGGGGCAGCGCGCGGCGACGGGCGCGGCGGTGCTCGGGCAGCGCGCCGTGGCGGGGGCCTCGGTGCTGGGGCAGCGCGCCGCGGCGGGCGCCTCGGTGCTGGGGCAGCATGCGGCGACGGGCGCCTCGGTGCTGGGCCAGCACGCGCGCACCGCCGGAGGGTCGCTGTTCTCGCGGCTGAAGGGGGGACTTCCCAAGGGCCTGGGCGAGCGTGCGCGGACCCTGGTGGCCGGGCGGAAGGCGCTGGTGGGGCTGGGCCTGCTGGCGGTGGTGGCGGGCGGAGCGGTGGTCGCCTTCGGCGGCGGCGCGGCGATGCGCGCCATCGACGCGGTGGAGGATGCTCCCTCGGACGAGCGGAACGCGCTCGTGAAGGACGCCCGCAGGCTCATCCAGGCGGAGAAGGACACGGGCCGTCGCTACTACCTGGAGGGGCGGCTGGAAGAGGCGATGGGCAACGTGTCGGGTTCGCTCGGCGAGTACAGCCGCGCGGCGAAGGCGGGCAACGGCGCCGCGAAGGACCGCATCATCGACCTGCTGGAGCACTCGCAGTGCGGCGTGCGCAGCTCGGCGGCCTACGCGGTGGCGGGCCTCAAGCTGGAGAGCGCCGTGGGAGAGCTGGAGGACCTGGCGGACGACGGTGGGCCGGATGACGGCAGCGGCGGCATCCTCGGCATGGGGAAGTGTGACTCGAAGAAGGCCGCGCAGAGCGCGCTGAAGAGCTTCAAGAAGGACTGA
- a CDS encoding nicotinate-nicotinamide nucleotide adenylyltransferase: MKVALLGGSFNPPHVGHLMAATYVHATQGVDEVWLMPSWQHPFGKQMEDFEHRVAMCEALCTETSGWLKTTLVEREPGLTGRTVDTLSLLVERYPDIEWSFIIGSDILKDLPNWKDFGRIREMARVTVLYRAGYPAPETVGPPLAEVSSTLVRDLLARGVEPAELVPAGAIAYARARGLYGLAKRR, encoded by the coding sequence GTGAAGGTGGCGCTCCTCGGAGGTTCGTTCAACCCGCCCCACGTGGGACACCTGATGGCCGCCACGTACGTACACGCCACGCAGGGCGTGGACGAGGTGTGGTTGATGCCGTCGTGGCAGCACCCCTTCGGCAAGCAGATGGAGGACTTCGAGCACCGGGTGGCCATGTGCGAGGCGCTGTGCACGGAGACCTCGGGCTGGCTGAAGACGACGCTCGTGGAGCGCGAGCCAGGGCTCACCGGGCGCACGGTGGACACGCTGTCCCTGTTGGTGGAGCGCTACCCGGACATCGAGTGGTCGTTCATCATCGGCAGTGACATCCTCAAGGACTTGCCCAATTGGAAGGACTTCGGGCGCATCCGCGAGATGGCGCGAGTGACGGTGCTCTACCGCGCGGGCTACCCGGCGCCAGAGACGGTGGGGCCGCCGCTGGCGGAGGTGTCCTCCACGCTGGTGAGGGATCTGCTCGCGCGGGGCGTGGAGCCGGCGGAGCTCGTGCCCGCGGGGGCGATTGCCTATGCGCGGGCTCGTGGGTTGTACGGGCTGGCGAAAAGGCGTTGA
- a CDS encoding exo-beta-N-acetylmuramidase NamZ domain-containing protein, with product MTKVKTGLDVWVEQGFSALKGKRVGAIVNPTSVDSRFRHLADLLAGNDGVKLAALFGPEHGIRGEAQYMVAVGEARDRRTGVPVHSLYGSTFESLSPRQEWLQGLDALVFDIQDVGSRYYTYVYTMALAMKAAAKARVPFYVLDRPNPLNGAAMEGNLVGEGFRSFVGLYALPNRHGMTAGELARLFNTQEGFGCELTVVPCEGWRRARFWDETGLPFISPSPNMPTPDTALVYPGMCLGEGTNVSEGRGTCRPFEQFGAPWVDTDSLLARLAKEDLPGVAFRAVGFTPTFDKYKGESCNGAFIHVTDRQAFLPLRTGIAIFQALHDLGPGKFDWRADAYEFVEDVPAFDLLCGTAQVRRGIEAGWPLDRLMEGFSAQAETFAKQRAAYLLYA from the coding sequence GTGACGAAGGTGAAGACGGGACTGGATGTCTGGGTGGAGCAGGGCTTCTCCGCGTTGAAGGGGAAGCGCGTGGGCGCCATCGTCAATCCCACCAGCGTGGACTCGCGCTTCCGCCACCTGGCGGACCTGCTGGCCGGCAACGACGGCGTGAAGCTGGCGGCCCTCTTCGGCCCCGAGCACGGCATCCGTGGCGAGGCGCAGTACATGGTGGCCGTGGGCGAGGCGCGGGACAGGCGCACCGGCGTGCCCGTGCACAGCCTCTATGGCTCCACTTTCGAGTCGCTGTCGCCCCGCCAGGAGTGGCTGCAGGGGCTGGACGCGCTCGTCTTCGACATCCAGGACGTGGGCAGCCGCTACTACACCTACGTCTACACCATGGCCCTGGCGATGAAGGCCGCCGCGAAGGCGCGCGTGCCCTTCTACGTGTTGGACAGGCCCAACCCGCTCAACGGCGCGGCCATGGAAGGCAACCTGGTGGGGGAGGGCTTCCGCTCCTTCGTGGGCCTGTACGCGCTGCCCAACCGCCACGGCATGACGGCGGGCGAGCTGGCCCGGCTCTTCAACACGCAGGAGGGCTTCGGCTGCGAGCTGACGGTGGTGCCGTGCGAGGGCTGGCGCCGCGCGCGGTTCTGGGACGAAACCGGGCTGCCCTTCATCTCTCCGTCGCCCAACATGCCCACGCCGGACACCGCGCTGGTGTACCCGGGCATGTGCCTGGGCGAGGGCACCAACGTCTCCGAGGGCCGGGGCACCTGCCGCCCCTTCGAGCAGTTTGGCGCCCCATGGGTGGACACGGACTCGCTGCTGGCTCGGCTGGCGAAGGAGGACCTGCCGGGCGTGGCGTTCCGCGCGGTGGGCTTCACCCCCACGTTCGACAAGTACAAGGGTGAGTCCTGCAACGGCGCCTTCATCCACGTGACGGACCGGCAGGCGTTCCTGCCGCTGCGCACCGGCATCGCCATCTTCCAGGCCCTGCATGACCTGGGGCCTGGGAAGTTCGACTGGCGGGCGGACGCGTACGAGTTCGTCGAGGACGTCCCGGCCTTCGATTTGCTGTGCGGCACGGCCCAGGTTCGCCGTGGAATCGAGGCGGGGTGGCCCCTGGACCGGCTGATGGAGGGGTTCTCCGCCCAGGCGGAGACCTTCGCGAAGCAAAGGGCGGCCTACCTGCTGTACGCTTGA
- a CDS encoding endonuclease MutS2, with translation MTVQISQRTLEDLGFSEVLRALTQRCRTEPGRERVLARPFLDTAEQVAEALALVTEARSLAQEQFSLPLGGVVDLRTAIGHAAKGGLLEPRQLIDSAQLLFAFVRTREALDERKERVPRLMEIARRLPMLESMARRIDQCFEPDGEISDRASPELREARDRARGLHRRIKSRLDELLHDESFLPKLRENYYTLRNGRYVVPVVSNYRSEVDGIVHNASQTGQTLFMEPQAMVGLGNDLAIAQSVVTEEERRVLQELSDLLGQESVRILEGLSAVAELDEVEAVAVLSADLDASTPAFDGVKDLELRMLRHPRLVLRGTEVVANDVTLTGEAQALVVSGPNAGGKTVTLTGVGLCALMLRAGLPIPVAEGSRMPLYRSVHSTVGDAQDLSQGLSSFSAHVTMLRDIIAAASEGSVVMIDEIAADTDPREGAAIAIAVLEELMAKGVVVLVTTHLEELKALAHMDPRFLNARVGFDSKRMTPTYRLQMGASGQSSAIEMAARVGLPQKVCERARELSLNAGGPLSKAMAAAEEERRKLYEELERARVAAKEAEALRADLEKQKQQFERERSARMMQFNEDVHAASEHAAAEVRELLAKLRAGQNEKALSEARMQLQQRAEDAQKRALAAKAELFQVEAPGPANLKVGAWVHHSGLARDVEILELTDSHAVVSAGGALKMRVPTSELSGSRTRKPQQQKFPERQKQDAALKRAASAAPAEVEATNFRCDVRGMRADDALKELEAFLDGGLRSGEEAALIIHGHGTGALKQAIRDYLSASPYIRMFRPGESHEGGDGVTVVSLRA, from the coding sequence ATGACCGTGCAGATATCCCAAAGGACGCTCGAAGACCTCGGCTTCTCGGAAGTGCTCCGTGCGCTGACCCAGCGCTGTCGGACCGAGCCTGGGAGGGAACGGGTGCTAGCCCGCCCCTTCCTCGACACCGCCGAGCAGGTAGCCGAGGCGCTCGCGCTCGTCACCGAGGCCCGCTCCCTCGCGCAGGAGCAGTTCTCCCTGCCGCTGGGCGGCGTGGTGGACCTGCGCACCGCCATCGGCCATGCGGCCAAGGGCGGCCTGCTGGAGCCCCGGCAGCTCATCGACTCGGCGCAGCTCCTGTTCGCCTTCGTCCGCACCCGCGAGGCGCTGGACGAGCGGAAGGAGCGCGTGCCCCGGCTGATGGAGATTGCCCGCCGACTGCCCATGCTGGAGTCCATGGCCCGGCGCATCGACCAGTGCTTCGAGCCCGACGGTGAGATTTCCGACAGGGCCAGTCCGGAGCTGCGCGAGGCGAGAGACAGGGCGCGCGGCCTGCACCGGCGCATCAAGTCGCGGCTGGACGAGCTGCTCCACGACGAGAGCTTCCTGCCCAAGCTGCGGGAGAACTACTACACCCTCCGCAACGGCCGTTACGTGGTGCCGGTGGTGTCCAACTACCGCTCCGAGGTGGACGGCATCGTCCACAACGCCAGCCAGACGGGCCAGACGCTCTTCATGGAGCCGCAGGCCATGGTGGGCCTGGGCAACGACCTCGCCATCGCCCAGTCGGTGGTGACGGAGGAGGAGCGGCGGGTACTCCAGGAGCTGAGTGATCTGCTCGGCCAGGAGTCGGTCCGCATCCTGGAGGGCCTGTCGGCGGTGGCCGAGCTGGACGAGGTGGAGGCCGTCGCCGTCCTCTCCGCGGACCTGGACGCCAGCACGCCCGCGTTCGACGGGGTGAAGGACCTGGAGCTGCGGATGCTGCGCCACCCACGCCTGGTGCTCCGGGGCACGGAGGTGGTGGCCAACGACGTGACGCTTACGGGCGAGGCCCAGGCCCTGGTGGTGTCCGGCCCCAACGCGGGCGGCAAGACGGTGACGCTGACGGGCGTGGGCCTGTGTGCGCTGATGCTCCGCGCCGGCCTGCCCATTCCGGTGGCGGAGGGCTCGCGGATGCCGCTGTACCGCTCCGTGCACTCCACTGTGGGCGACGCGCAGGACCTGTCCCAGGGCCTGTCCTCGTTCAGCGCGCACGTGACGATGCTCCGGGACATCATCGCCGCGGCCAGCGAGGGCTCGGTGGTGATGATCGACGAAATCGCCGCGGACACCGACCCGCGCGAGGGTGCGGCCATCGCCATCGCCGTGCTGGAGGAGCTGATGGCCAAGGGCGTGGTGGTGCTCGTCACCACGCACCTGGAGGAGCTGAAGGCCCTGGCCCACATGGACCCGCGCTTCCTCAATGCGCGCGTGGGCTTCGACTCGAAGCGGATGACGCCCACGTATCGCCTGCAGATGGGCGCGTCGGGTCAGTCCTCGGCGATTGAGATGGCGGCCCGGGTGGGCCTGCCCCAGAAGGTGTGCGAGCGCGCGCGGGAGCTGTCGCTGAACGCGGGCGGTCCGCTGTCGAAGGCGATGGCGGCGGCCGAGGAGGAGCGGCGCAAGCTCTACGAGGAGCTGGAGCGGGCGCGCGTGGCGGCGAAGGAAGCGGAGGCGCTGCGGGCAGATTTGGAGAAGCAGAAGCAGCAGTTCGAGCGTGAGCGCAGCGCGCGGATGATGCAGTTCAACGAGGACGTGCACGCCGCGAGCGAGCACGCCGCCGCCGAGGTGCGCGAGCTGCTGGCGAAGCTACGGGCCGGGCAGAACGAGAAGGCGCTGTCGGAAGCGCGCATGCAGCTCCAGCAGCGCGCGGAGGATGCGCAGAAGCGCGCGCTGGCCGCCAAGGCGGAGCTGTTCCAGGTGGAGGCGCCAGGGCCCGCGAACCTGAAGGTGGGCGCCTGGGTCCACCACTCCGGGCTGGCCCGGGACGTGGAGATCCTGGAGCTGACCGATTCGCACGCGGTGGTGTCCGCGGGTGGCGCGCTGAAGATGCGGGTGCCCACCTCGGAGCTGTCGGGCTCGCGCACGCGCAAGCCGCAGCAGCAGAAGTTCCCCGAGCGGCAGAAGCAGGATGCGGCGCTGAAGCGCGCGGCCTCGGCGGCGCCCGCGGAGGTGGAGGCGACGAACTTCCGCTGCGACGTGCGCGGCATGCGCGCGGACGACGCCCTGAAGGAACTGGAGGCCTTCCTGGACGGA